Within Cnuibacter physcomitrellae, the genomic segment GCGACCCGGATCGAGACGTGGGTCTGGTCCCCCGCCACGGGCGGCAGCACGACGTGCACCCTGAGCTCGCCGAGCCGCACGTCGACGCAGGGCGCCGCCTCGTCGACATGACGACCTCCGAGCGACACCAGATGGGTCGCCCACTCGCGGAGCCTGCGCTCGTCGGGGCAGTCCCACTCCTCGGACTCGAGCCCCGCACCCCGGTCGACCCAGAGACCGCGATGCCCGTTGACCAGGACGTCGGTCACACGTGGATCGGCGAGCTGCCGCTCGAGGGGACGCAGCGCTGCGGCGAGAGCGCGGGACGGCGGGGTGCCGGAGTCGGGCGGGGAGGAGAAGGGGCTGAGCATGCACCGACGCTACGAAGGATGCGGGGCCGGCGGTCGGCCCGGAGAGGATCTGTGGAGCGACGAGCGCTGCGCGGCGCCTGTGGAGGATCCGCGGGCCCTGCGCACCGTCAGGAGCTCGACGTCGAGACACGGAGACGGGGCGTTAAAAGTAAAGGGGCGGCACCCATTGGGGGGAAGGGTGCCGCCGCAGCAACGCTGGATTGGGGGGAATCACTACTGCGCTGCATCCAAACACGAAGTTTGGTACTTGGAGTTTACTCGGCGCGATGCGGCACGCAAACCAGGGCGGCCTTTTCTCAGCGTAACCATAGGCACACCACTGACCGACTGTCACAGTGCTCTCCCGTCACACCCGATCGCGATCCCGCGGGGCGTCTTCGGCTGATCCGGCCGCACATCCACCGCCCTGGGGCAGGATGGGGAGGTGCCCGAATCGCCTGAGGTCGACGCCCTCGCGGGCTTCCTGCGTGAGAACGCCGTCGGAGCGCGCATCGAGGCGGTCGAGCTCATCGAGTTCCGTGCTCTGAAGACCCGTGCGCGTCCGCTCGACGAGCTCGTCGGAGAGACCGTCACGGCGGTGCGACGGTTCGGGAAGCACCTCTCGCTCGACACGACGGGGGCCGATCTCGTGATCTCCTTCGGCCGGGCCGGCTGGGCGACGTGGAGCGACGGCACGGCGCCCACGGACGACGCCGGCAGCGGGCAGGCGGACGGCCCCGCGGTCCTCGCGCGCCTCCGCTTCGACGGCGGCAGGGAGCTGGCCGTCACCGACGCCGGTGACTGGCTCTCGCTCGGGCTCTCGGTGGTCGACGACCCCACGGAGGTGTCGTCCATCGCGAAGCTGGGCCCGGATCCGAGCGCCCGAGGCTACTCGCAGGCCGACCTCGACGCCGTCCTGGTCGGCCGGAGGAAGCAGCTCCGCGCTCTCCTGCAGGAGCAGGAGTCGCTCGCGGGGATCGGCGGCGCCTA encodes:
- a CDS encoding DNA-formamidopyrimidine glycosylase family protein yields the protein MPESPEVDALAGFLRENAVGARIEAVELIEFRALKTRARPLDELVGETVTAVRRFGKHLSLDTTGADLVISFGRAGWATWSDGTAPTDDAGSGQADGPAVLARLRFDGGRELAVTDAGDWLSLGLSVVDDPTEVSSIAKLGPDPSARGYSQADLDAVLVGRRKQLRALLQEQESLAGIGGAYSDEILFAARLDPLMHASDLTEGERARLFVALRQVLAEAFAACVGVPIDRQKAEKAARMRVHGRAGEPCPEGDGVVVDVPGTKGAGQYCPARQTR